Proteins found in one Plasmodium gaboni strain SY75 chromosome 13, whole genome shotgun sequence genomic segment:
- a CDS encoding putative SNARE protein, with amino-acid sequence MEEQNFYNKSTYLKRNKISEIEKKCEESLNEILRSANEAKEISKKAEEELQCQTEQIKHINNETDSINENLKQTEYHLQGIKYWWKNIHSFLGLDSFINNEDNKTKKAAINNAKFNTKNNFNDNYTKNNENYKNSLNTKPPSQRKGTFDEKYENDLNTLSSMLDELHTRALVMGNTINEQNKMLNNVNEKMGHNIDKIRDQQKMMKEIMKK; translated from the exons aaaataagtgaaattgaaaaaaaatgtgaGGAGAgtttaaatgaaatattaagATCTGCCAATGAGGCCAAAGAAATTTCAAAAAAAGCTGAAGAAGAATTGCAATGTCAGACAG aacAAATAAAACACATAAATAATGAGACGGATAGCattaatgaaaatttaaaaCAAACAGAATATCATTTACAAGGTATAAAATATTGGTGGAAAAATATTCATTCCTTTTTAGGGTTAGATAgttttattaataatgaagataataaaacaaaaaaagCTGCCATCAATAATGCCAAATTTAATACAaagaataattttaatgataattatacaaaaaataatgagAATTATAAGAATTCCCTAAATACAAAACCACCGTCACAAA GAAAAGGGACATTtgatgaaaaatatgaGAATGATTTAAATACTTTATCTTCGATG CTGGATGAATTACATACGAGAGCTCTGGTTATGGGGAATACCataaatgaacaaaataaaatg TTAAATAATGTTAATGAAAAAATGGGACACAATATTGATAAGATCAGGGATCAacaaaaaatgatgaaagAGATTATGAAAAAGTAG
- a CDS encoding ras-related protein Rab-11A, giving the protein MAMKEDYYDYLFKIVLIGDSGVGKSNLLSRFTRDEFNLESKSTIGVEFATKSIQLKNNKIIKAQIWDTAGQERYRAITSAYYRGAVGALLVYDITKKNSFENIEKWLKELRDNADSNIVILLVGNKSDLKHLRVINDNDATQYAKKEKLAFIETSALEATNVELAFHQLLNEIYNVRQKKQATKNDDNLSIQPRGKKINVDDDNDKNETKKKNKCC; this is encoded by the exons ATGGCAATGAAAGAAGATTATTATGATTACCTGtttaaaa TCGTTCTCATTGGAGATTCAGGAGTAGGAAAATCAAACCTACTTTCAAG ATTCACAAGAGACGAATTTAATTTAGAAAGTAAGAGCACCATAGGTGTAGAATTTGCTACGAAAAGTAttcaattaaaaaataataaaattataaaagCCCAAATATGGGATACAGCAGGTCAAGAAAGATATAGAGCAATTACCTCTGCTTATTATCGAGGGGCAGTTGGTGCATTATTAGTATATgatataacaaaaaaaaattcatttgaaaatattgaaaaatGGTTAAAAGAATTAAGAGATAATGCAGATTCAAATATTGTAATTTTATTAGTTGGTAATAAAAGTGATTTAAAGCATTTACGTGttattaatgataatgatgCTACACAATATGcgaaaaaagaaaaactCGCATTCATAGAAACATCTGCTCTTGAGGCAACTAATGTAGAGCTAGCTTTTCATCAATTATTAAATG aaatttataatgtaagacaaaaaaaacaagccacaaaaaatgatgataatttatCCATACAACCAAGGGGGAAAAAAATTAAc GTggatgatgataatgacAAAAACgaaaccaaaaaaaaaaacaaatgtTGTTGA
- a CDS encoding hypothetical protein (conserved Plasmodium protein, unknown function): MEERNVLEYAELIIDRQRDKINELEKKLEELRSSSEELQKNVIKNDEENKTLRLELNRRNDNDMILSMQMNKENELLEKMNFLEKQILKRDTLLEELKNLIKKRKYEYELLLEEKDNLKNTINTLRNDLYENRKNEKLKEQEVIHNEKENEKFLNLYKNNNEELNITKRCLIQIESELNIYKKQNENQKNEIQKLYRIITCMNREKTLMPPVVLALQNEYNIRTTLTNKKEYTPQIKDIQDESSIYINTIQNNKKKLTTLSPIHNKINHDKGKRYDDDIQCIYDNNEEQDKKDIIQNNDKKSVSKLNFIESQEQKNLYNKILQVLNNLQDKNLKDDNKSNFFFFSSILLHYCKSSSIHKSTYEINISTDHSNSDTAQSVDTFDNSSDSHFTYSSSGRRRNNSKRTNHKKKNKKYAKLDNIKERNKLDDELNKKDGKKEKIKNKNYPKNNSLSESELNENSDENMGDSDYSTNFQKNKMRTDSSSSDTESNTNSNINMNSNTTTNNEYDYDDDDDKDNYYDKDNIKMNNKKTYPRGDNNNYLIHKDNKNKHRNKKMNLEKERKFLLNRSNYAERFIGVTSKQMYIYNDKCDDEPEYVLRIENLKNIKILYNNQIYELEYMSFNNIIEKHYIFIKNYDKCIRMFYALQYAGFIKTDMKNFIQRRDYHNDNILNNIGYRNINDPIQNQQIKRISNKKRKDKINYQDKEEDEDENKDEDEDYFSINQLDNTTNLIRVNIFTPNGVDKNGNNVPYLSNNILLKAYIKDNILLFTNFVEDDNKYFFKCDKYYMKYKNGKFIVYFNDFKDQHIVIAQSKDENNILYNMLYKMKWNNTYDEKNINDQISNHGNIDNERIKDSRMSSHTSNRNIEGIKSDNDDYHHNSKDNYDNKSSNIYEKDKDNQRSSKDLSSFNQSDHISDSRKNDSTSNVSNISDDNEGDNFFIKDNVLYISKNGKGFKNDLSNVNEENAFKFETNDLIVIRNDELKELTFMKNKENRNADTYIFDYPKKEKYDQLVSELCKHNFNITSVSAYEKIKNQTSSQKEENTSVISSLDEKSASQLSKKGMIKDKIIENNQVVVIEKGMLSIYKHYGNESSVPIIKYTCDFCDVQANEQNGEIIIKDTSKDSSERIVLDCLNKTEFNRWKTALCFGGFLKGEHMSNTYMNLKKHIFSINIFDNYYVKNLVKVENNCVNIYPNDKFIKPLFSFDKEKIELVLMPELRKIRIYLQRDTIYEQRYDITMSLARDYLKIKEDILKSNFHMLNQKKTQKIKKPFILCKKNIIAIHKDKYNLKPELLLNRKNCMVKIDKNNFSISFLIKSQVNKNANQIKTIKLANIINFNKWMVTLKLASFIPAAIDYEDNISFPSITFGHTCPEAISLIKRRSSLMDFFRINFKRKAPQAKKPKAMLAKRPPK, translated from the coding sequence ATGGAAGAAAGGAACGTTCTTGAATATGCAGAATTAATAATAGACCGTCAGAGggataaaataaatgaacTAGAAAAAAAGTTAGAAGAATTAAGAAGTAGTAGTGAAGAGttacaaaaaaatgtaattaaaaatgatgaagaaaataaaacattaaGATTAGAATTGAATAGAAgaaatgataatgatatgATTTTAAGTATGCAAATgaataaagaaaatgaactgttagaaaaaatgaatttcTTAGAAAAACAAATACTTAAAAGAGATACACTTCttgaagaattaaaaaatttaattaaaaaacGAAAGTATgaatatgaattattattagaagAAAAGGATAATCTAAAAAATACTATAAATACACTAAGAAATGATTTATATGAGAACCGAAagaatgaaaaattaaaagaacAAGAAGTTATAcataatgaaaaagaaaatgaaaagtttttaaatttatacaaaaataataatgaagaattaaatataacTAAAAGATGTTTAATTCAAATAGAAAGtgaattaaatatttataaaaaacaaaatgaaaatcaaaaaaatgaaattcaaaaattatatagaaTTATTACATGTATGAATAGAGAAAAAACATTAATGCCACCTGTAGTATTAGCTTtacaaaatgaatataatataagaaCAACATTaacaaacaaaaaagaatatactcctcaaataaaagatatacAAGATGAATcatcaatatatattaatactatacaaaataataaaaagaaattaacTACATTAAGTCCAATACATAATAAGATAAATCATGATAAAGGAAAAAGATATGATGATGACATACAATGtatttatgataataatgaagagcaagataaaaaagatataattcaaaataatgataaaaaaagtGTATCCAAATTAAACTTTATTGAATCAcaagaacaaaaaaatttatataataaaatattacaagtattaaataatttacaagataaaaatttgaaagatgataataaaagtaatttctttttcttttcatcAATCCTTTTACATTATTGTAAAAGTTCTTCAATACATAAATCAACctatgaaataaatatatctacTGATCATTCGAATAGTGATACCGCTCAATCAGTGGATACATTTGATAATTCATCTGATAGTCATTTTACTTACAGCTCATCAGGAAGGAGAAGAAATAATTCTAAGAGAAcaaatcataaaaaaaaaaataaaaaatatgcaAAATTGGACAATATAAAGGAAAGGAATAAATTAGATGACGAATTAAATAAGAAAGACggaaaaaaagaaaaaatcaaaaataaaaattatcCTAAGAATAATAGTCTCAGTGAAAGTGAACTAAATGAAAATTCTGATGAAAATATGGGTGACAGTGATTATTCGACAAATTTTCAAAAGAATAAAATGAGAACAGATTCATCATCTTCAGATACTGAAAGTAATACaaatagtaatataaatatgaatagtAACACTACTACGAATAATGAGTATgattatgatgatgatgatgataaggataattattatgacAAGGATAACAtcaaaatgaataataagAAAACATATCCTAGGGgagataataataattatttaatacataaagataataaaaataaacatagaaataaaaaaatgaatttggaaaaggaaagaaaatttttattaaatcGTTCTAATTATGCTGAACGATTTATAGGTGTGACAAGTAAGCaaatgtacatatataatgataaatgTGATGATGAACCAGAATATGTATTAAGAATAGaaaatttgaaaaatataaaaattttatataataaccaaatatatgaattagAGTATATGTCATTTAATAACATAATAGAgaaacattatatatttataaaaaattatgataaatGTATACGAATGTTTTATGCCTTACAATATGCTGGTTTTATTAAAACAGATATGAAAAATTTTATTCAAAGGAGAGATTATCAcaatgataatattttgaataatataggttatagaaatataaatgatcCAATACAAAATCaacaaataaaaagaattagtaataaaaaaagaaaagataaaataaattaccaagataaagaagaagacgaagatgaaaataaagatgaaGATGAAGATTATTTTTCTATCAATCAATTAGATAATACAACAAATCTAATAAGAGTAAATATCTTTACCCCAAATGGTGTTGataaaaatggaaataATGTACCTTATTTAAgcaataatatattattaaaagcatatataaaagataatattttattatttacaaattttgtagaagatgataataaatatttttttaaatgtgataaatattatatgaaatataaaaatggGAAATTCATTGTTTATTTTAACGATTTTAAAGATCAACATATTGTAATAGCACAAAGtaaagatgaaaataatattttatataatatgttatataaaatgaaatggaataatacatatgatgaaaagaatataaatgatCAAATTAGCAATCATGGAAATATAGATAACGAAAGAATTAAAGATTCACGTATGTCTTCACATACATCTAATAGAAATATTGAAGGAATAAAATCTGATAATGATgattatcatcataataGTAAAGATAATTATGATAACAAAAgttctaatatatatgaaaagGATAAAGATAATCAACGATCAAGCAAAGACCTTTCTTCATTTAATCAAAGTGATCATATTAGTGATAGTAGAAAAAATGACTCTACATCAAATGTAAGTAATATTTCAGACGATAATGAAGGAGATaacttttttataaagGATAATGttctttatatttctaAAAATGGTAAAGGTTTTAAAAACGATTTAAGTAATGTCAATGAAGAAAATGCTTTCAAATTTGAAACGAATGATCTGATTGTTATACGAAATGatgaattaaaagaattaacatttatgaaaaataaagaaaatagGAATGCagatacatatatttttgattaTCCTAAAAAAGAGAAATATGACCAATTAGTATCTGAATTATGTAAacataattttaatataacaaGCGTTAGTgcatatgaaaaaataaaaaatcaaaCATCATCAcaaaaagaagaaaatacTTCTGTAATAAGTTCATTAGATGAAAAAAGTGCAAGTCAATTAAGTAAGAAAGGTATgataaaagataaaatcATAGAAAATAATCAAGTGGTTGTTATTGAAAAAGGAATGTTATCAATTTATAAACATTATGGAAATGAAAGTTCTGTACctataataaaatatacatgTGATTTCTGTGATGTTCAAGCTAATGAACAAAATGGagaaattataattaaagaTACCTCTAAAGATTCCAGTGAACGTATTGTATTAGATTGTTTAAATAAAACAGAATTTAATAGATGGAAAACTGCATTATGTTTTGGTGGATTCTTAAAAGGAGAACATATGAGtaatacatatatgaatttaaaaaaacatattttttctataaatatatttgataattattatgttaAAAATCTAGTCAAAGTAGAAAATAATtgtgtaaatatatatccaaatgataaatttattaaaccattattttcatttgataaagaaaaaatagaaTTAGTATTAATGCCTGAATTGAGAAAAATCAGAATCTATCTACAAAGAGATACTATATATGAACAACGATATGATATTACCATGTCATTAGCAAGagattatttaaaaattaaagaagATATACTCAAAAGTAATTTTCATATGTtaaaccaaaaaaaaacacaaaaaattaaaaaaccatttatattatgtaaaaaaaatattattgctatacataaagataaatataatttaaaacCAGAACTTTTATTAAACAGAAAAAATTGTATGGTCAAaatagataaaaataatttttctatttcttttcttattaaaagtcaagtaaataaaaatgcAAATCAAATTAAAACTATCAAACTCGCAAATATTATCAATTTTAATAAGTGGATGGTTACTCTAAAATTAGCTTCATTCATTCCAGCTGCTATAGATTATGAGgataatatttctttcCCTTCAATAACTTTTGGACATACATGTCCAGAAGCAATCAGCTTGATCAAAAGAAGAAGTTCCTTAATGGACTTTTTTAgaattaattttaaaagaaaGGCACCACAAGCCAAAAAACCTAAAGCTATGTTAGCCAAAAGACCAccaaaatga
- a CDS encoding dihydrolipoyllysine-residue succinyltransferase component of 2-oxoglutarate dehydrogenase complex, with the protein MTKNLVLRLNQSLLHHVKSFNRTLLNNKYNSNANIEGSLKRYFSIETIKVPRLGDSITEGTINEWKKKVGDYVKADETITIIDTDKVSVDINSKASGELSKIFADVGDVVLVDAPLCEINTSVEPPEDTFKTKEEVGESKNNENNSTFNQINRDIKDEVSKNEKSLFVKDPINFGNNYESINERTERRVRMLPIRKRIAERLKESQNTCALLTTFNECDMSKAMLLRSELKDIFQKKYSCKLGFVSLFMYASTLALKQMPNVNAYIENDEIVYKNYIDISVAVATPNGLTVPVIRNCQNKNLPQLELALSDLATKARSNKLSIDDFSGGTFTISNGGVFGSMLSTPIVNMPQSAILGMHTIKNRPVVVNNEIVIRPIMYLALTYDHRLLDGREAVQFLCAIRDYIENPNLMLIDC; encoded by the exons ATGACGAAGAATCTCGTACTTCGattaaat cAATCCTTATTACATCATGTCAAAAGTTTTAATAGAACacttttaaataataagtATAATTCAAATGCAAATATTGAAGGATCACTTAAGAGATATTTTTCCATAG AGACGATTAAAGTACCTAGACTTGGTGATTCAATCACTGAAGGTACGATAAATgaatggaaaaaaaaagtggGTGATTATGTTAAGGCGGATGAAACGATAACAATTATCGATACCGATAAAGTAAGTGTTGATATAAATTCTAAAGCAAGTGGAGAGTTATCCAAAATTTTTGCAGATGTAGGAGATGTTGTTTTGGTGGATGCACCTTTATGTGAAATTAATACTTCTGTGGAACCACCTGAAGATACTTTTAAAACTAAAGAGGAAGTAGGAgaaagtaaaaataatgaaaataattctACATTTAATCAAATAAATAGAGATATTAAAGATGAAGTTAgtaaaaatgaaaaaagtCTGTTTGTAAAAGATCCTATTAATTTTggtaataattatgaatCAATAAATGAAAGAACCGAAAGAAGAGTCCGTATGTTACCTATAAGAAAAAGAATTGCAGAACGATTAAAGGAATCACAAAATACATGTGCTTTATTAACAACATTTAATGAATGTGATATGTCTAAGGCAATGTTATTAAGAAGTgaattaaaagatatttttcaaaaaaaatattcatgTAAATTAGGATTTGtatctttatttatgtatGCATCAACTTTAGCTCTAAAGCAAATGCCAAATGTAAATGcatatatagaaaatgatgaaattgtatataaaaattatatagatatatcTGTAGCAGTAGCTACACCTAATGGCTTAACAGTTCCAGTTATAAGAAATTgtcaaaataaaaatttacCACAATTAGAATTAGCCTTATCTGATTTAGCTACAAAAGCTAGatcaaataaattatcaATTGATGATTTTAGTGGTGGTACATTTACAATATCTAATGGAGGTGTTTTTGGTAGTATGTTAAGTACTCCTATTGTTAATATGCCACAGTCAGCTATTCTAGGAATGCatacaataaaaaatagaCCTGTAGTTGTCAATAATGAAATTGTCATTAGGCCAATTATGTACCTTGCACTTACATATGATCATAGATTATTAGACGGAAGAGAAGCCGTACAATTTTTATGTGCAATAAGAGATTATATAGAAAACCCTAATCTAATGTTAATTGATTGttaa
- a CDS encoding putative RNA-binding protein codes for KNRGFAFVEYVEVDDAKHALYNMNNFELNGKRIHVNYSKTKKADHYKPIWIDEMYNQEKMKDLEEENLNDDTLKGEN; via the exons aaaaaaatagaGGTTTTGCTTTTGTGGAATATGTAGAAGTCGATGATGCAAAACATGCACTGTacaatatgaataattttgaATTGAATGGAAAAAGGATTCATGTGAATTATTCAAAGACCAAAAAAGCTGATCATTATAAGCCaa tTTGGATTGACGAAATGTATAATCAAGAAAAGATGAAGGATCTAGAAGAGGAAAATTTAAAT GATGATACTTTAAAAGGGGAAAACTGA
- a CDS encoding hypothetical protein (conserved Plasmodium protein, unknown function), which translates to MKRINKKNCSNNDEKNLLIYDKSSKIGCIYFIGMSTNMYRGKIILKKNSISEKIVRYTNLNDHLLLIKNGDFNFKQTAILIKGITALLHRQFEVLLSDFYSMYKKLLYSHLNINNNNNNLNGIMKKLRRNKKFKIKKNILSLHDVDYENNDRKDLFMNNGGNYLYKNKNIANINDILLKESNELHLNDYNFGNDDFLNEENMIYKDMLTNSSSFQYSKVNNFYTVNVDMNNFNTNAFTQDMKTQSNINHTLIFNEKEQKNNIHNIKINNISTDSLFTSKDMSLKENDFSYSGMMNSILFNNDIIMKNNINEKYKNINHELEENNYQKKIYIINNNNHTINNNNNNNKKRMHSEIDDEIILKDNVWYDLYKKNKKYKMSSINYVDYNFKQIDYFCLFFLNKEKQNKKNNTYNTIPFVNFYKQTKNYISLDARKELYNLLDLSILENQKSNMQPNNLKLIQTKSSLSSSFKGKTNKKDLNFEQLRQNFNENFFLDVQLENNNNENIKKRKYSKNDSSINISYDMNYDFDQMSDLNNKIYDDQLVDFNNNRGENKLSFQYNNNNNITLSDNFKETLSVPSSKLVNRRSCTSSQNNYDEELQKLKKYISKLTIYNHNIIEFDNIFPTKKISDKNISLIFYNLLVLASNDELDLIQNFPNNKILIQVY; encoded by the coding sequence ATGAAAAGAATTAACAAGAAAAATTGCAGTAATAATGATGAGAAaaatcttttaatatatgataagTCTAGTAAAATAGGatgcatatattttatagGTATGAGTACAAATATGTATCGAGGTAAAATTATTCTTAAGAAAAATTCTATTAGCGAAAAGATTGTTCGATATACTAATTTAAATgatcatttattattaataaagaatggagattttaattttaaacAAACAGCAATATTAATTAAAGGTATAACTGCTTTATTACATAGACAATTTGAAGTATTATTAAGTGATTTTTATTCTATGTataagaaattattatatagtcatttgaatataaataataataataataatttaaatggtataatgaaaaaattaagaagaaataaaaaatttaaaataaaaaaaaacattttatcATTACACGATGTAgattatgaaaataatgataggaaagatttatttatgaataatggtggaaattatttatataaaaataagaatatagccaatataaatgatatattattaaaagaaagTAATGAATTACATTTAAACGATTATAATTTTGGAAATGATGATTTTCttaatgaagaaaatatgatatataagGATATGCTTACAAATTCATCATCATTTCAATATTCTAAAgttaataatttttatacaGTTAATGTGgatatgaataattttaatacCAATGCTTTTACACAAGATATGAAAACACaaagtaatataaatcatacattaatttttaatgaaaaagaacaaaaaaataatatacataatataaaaataaataatatttctacTGATAGTTTGTTTACAAGTAAAGATATGAGTcttaaagaaaatgattTTTCATATAGTGGTATGATGAATAGTAtcctttttaataatgatattattatgaaaaataatataaatgaaaaatataaaaatataaatcatgaacttgaagaaaataactaccaaaaaaaaatatatattataaacaataataatcatactattaataataataataataataataaaaagagGATGCATTCCGAAATAGATGatgaaattattttaaaagataatgTATGGtatgatttatataaaaaaaataaaaaatataaaatgtcTTCTATAAATTATGTTGATTACAATTTTAAACAAATAGATTATTTTTgccttttttttttaaataaagaaaaacaaaataaaaaaaataatacatataatacTATACCTTttgttaatttttataaacaaaccaaaaattatatatcattagATGCTAGGAAAGAGTTATATAACTTATTAGATCTAAGCATTCTAGAAAACCAAAAAAGTAATATGCAACCTAATAATCTGAAACTTATTCAAACAAaatcatcattatcatcctcatttaaaggaaaaacaaataaaaaggatTTAAACTTTGAACAACTAAGACAAAACtttaatgaaaattttttcttaGATGTTCaattagaaaataataataatgaaaacataaaaaaaagaaaatattcaaaaaatgattcctcaataaatatttcatatgATATGAATTATGATTTTGATCAAATGAGTGATttaaacaataaaatatatgatgatCAATTAGTTGActttaataataatagaggagaaaataaattatcatttcaatataataataataataatattacattaAGTGATAACTTTAAAGAAACACTTAGTGTTCCATCCAGTAAATTAGTTAATAGAAGATCATGTACATCTTcacaaaataattatgatgaagaattacaaaaattaaaaaaatatatttccaAACTTACTAtttataatcataatattatagaatttgataatatcttccctacaaaaaaaatatcagataaaaatatttccCTCATCTTTTATAATCTACTAGTACTTGCATCAAATGATGAATTAGATTTAATTCAAAACTTTccaaataataaaatactTATACAagtatattaa